CGGCTGGCCGACCGGTCCGCGTGGCTGCCGGGTGGTGCGCGATGAACGACCTCGAGACCGGCGACCTGGTCCCCTTCGACTACGTCATCCTGCGCGCCGCGCCACGCATCCACCGCGGCGAGTTCGTCAACGTCGGCGCGGTGATCTACTGCCGCGGGATGGACTTCCTCGGCGCTGCCTGGGACGTCGACCCGGCCCGGCTGCGCTCGCTGGACCCGGCCGTGGACGTCGACGTGGTGTGCGCGTCGCTGGAGCACATCCGCGCGATCTGCGCGGGCGACCCGGCGGGCGGACCGGCGGCGGCGACGCGAATCGGTGAACGCTTCCGGTGGCTCGCGGCGCCACGCAGTACCGTCGTCCACCCCGGTCCGATCCACAGCGGGCTGACCACGAGCCCCGCCACGGACCTGGACCGGTTGGTGGACGCCTTCGTGCGTTAGCTGTCGAGCGCGTTCGAGACGACCTCGCGGGCCTGGACGAACACCTCGTCCAGGTGCTCGGCGCCCTTGAACGACTCGCCGTAGATCTTGTACAGGTCCTCGGTCCCCGAGGGCCGGGCCGCGAACCACGCGGACTCGGTCGTAACCTTCAGCCCACCGACCGCCGCGCCGTTGCCCGGCGCACTGGTCAGCCGATCGAGAATCGGCTCGCCGGCCAGCTCGGTCGCGGTGACAGCATCGGCCGACAGCGCCGAGAGCTTCGCCTTCTGCTCGCGGGTCGCCGGTGCGTCCACCCGCGAGTACGCCGAAGCGCCGAACCGCTCGACCAGCTTCGCGTGCGCCTGCGACGGCGTCTCCCCGGTCACCGCGGTGATCTCGCTGGCCAGCAGCGCGAGCAGGATCCCGTCCTTGTCCGTCGTCCAGACACTGCCGTCGAACCGCAGGAAGCTCGCGCCCGCCGACTCCTCGCCGCCGAACCCGACCGACCCGTCGATCAGCCCCGGCACGAACCACTTGAACCCGACCGGCACCTCCCACAGCCGCCGGCCGAGATCCGCGACCACCCGATCGATCAGCGACGACGAGACCAGCGTCTTGCCGACCGCGACGTCCGGACCCCACTGACGGTTCGCGAACAGGTACGAGATCGCCGCGGCGAGGTAGTGGTTCGGGTTCATCAGCCCGGCGTCCGGTGTGACGATGCCGTGCCGGTCGGCGTCCGCGTCGTTGCCGGTCGCGAGGTCGTACCGGTCCTTCTGCGCGACCAGCGAGGCCATCGCGTACGGCGAGGAGCAGTCCATCCGGATCTTGCCGTCGTGGTCGAGCGTCATGAACGACCAGGCCGGGTCGACCCGCGGGTTCACCACGGTCAGGTCGAGGCCGTGCCGCTCACCGATCGCGGCCCAGTAGTCGACGCTCGCGCCGCCGAGCGGGTCGGCGCCGATCCGCAGCCCGGAGGAACGGATCGCGTCCAGGTTGATCACCGACGGCAGGTCGTCGACGTAGTGGCCGAGGAAGTCGTAGTCGCCGGCCTGGCTCCGGGCCTGCTCGAACGGCGTACGGCGTACCTCACGGTTGCCGCCGGCGATCAGCTCGTTGGCGCGGGCGGCGATCCAGCCGGTCGCGTCGGAGTCGGCCGGGCCGCCGTGCGGCGGGTTGTACTTGATGCCGCCGTCCCGCGGCGGGTTGTGCGACGGGGTGATGACGATGCCGTCGGCACCTGCTCCCGCGCCGCGGTTGAGCCGCAGGATCGCGTGCGACACCGCGGGCGTCGGGGTCAGCCGGTCGGCGCTGTCGACCAGGGTCTGCACGCCGTTGCCCGCGAGGACCTCGAGCACGGTCCGCCAGGCCGGCTCGGACAGGCCGTGGCTGTCCCGGCCGACCAGGAGCGGACCGCTGGTGCCCTCACCGGCGCGGTACTCGCAGACGGCCTGCGTGATCGCCAGGATGTGGGCCTCGTTGAAGGCGCCGTCCAGGCTCGAGCCGCGGTGGCCCGACGTCCCGAAGACGACCTTCTGGGCGGGGTTGTCGACGTCCGGGGTGATCCCGTCGTACGCCGCGAGCAACGCGTCGACGTCGACGAGATCCTCGGGCCGGGCGGGCTGACCTGCGCGTGGGTGCATGTGCACATGCAACAAGCCCGGGGCGCCGAGCACAACTCCGGCCGCCGGTTGCCCAGCTTCCGGTCAGCTGGGGAACGGGGTCAGCAGCTGGTCGACCGGCGCGAAGTCGTCGGTCAGGACAGGTGCGTCGCCGACGAACCGGCGGACGTCGTCCGCTCCGGCCAGGACCTCGGCGCGAGCGCCCAGCCGGGTCCGCAGCGCGGCGACCGGCAGCTCCTCGTCGGAGGCGACCAGGACGAAGTTGCCGCCCTGCTCCCCCGCGAGCGCCGCGCGGGTCGAGACGATCGCGACGTTCTCGAACTCCTCGGCGACGGTCCGGACCTCGGCCTTGAGGAAGTTCTGCGGGCCGAAGTCGATGATGTTGGCGGTGTAGAGCCCGCCCGGCCGCAGGACCCGGTGGACGTCGGCGACGATCTCGCGCGTGGTCAGGTGCCACGGCACGGCGACGCCGCCGAACGCGTCCATGATCACCAGGTCGCGGCTGTCGGTCGGCTCGGACCGGACGCCGAGCCGCCCGTCGCGGATCTGCAGGTCCAGCTCCGGTCCCGACTCGGCGCCGAGCTCGGCCTTGTCCAGCGCGATCACGCCGGGGTCGATCTCGTACACCTTGTTGTGCGTGCCCGGCCGGGTCGCGGTCAGCCAGCGCGGCATGGTCAGCCCGCCGCCGCCCACGTGCAGCGCGTCGATCCGCTGACCGGCCGGGAACTCGGTGTCGATCAGGTCCGCGAAGTTCTTGATGTACTCGAACTGGAGGTAGGTCGGGTCCTCGAGATCGACGTACGAGTGCCGCAGCTGGTCGAGGTACAGGATCCGGCCGCTGGCTCTGTTCGGGTCGGACTCGATCCGGGCGCAGTGGTAGGCGGTCTCGACCTCGCACGGCCGCGGCGCGACCAGCGTCAGTCCACCGCCGATCAGCGCGAGGACCAGCGGCCGGGCGGCCGCCTGGACACCGCGCAGGAAGATCGTCAGCACCGCGCCGACGACCACCAGCAGCCCACCGAGGCAGAGCACGATCACACTCGTCGGCACCTTCGCGACGAACACGAACCCGGTCAGCACCGTCCCGAAGATCCCGCCGACCGTCGCGTACGCCGACAGCCGGCCGACCACCGTGCCGGTCTGGGTCAGCGTCGACAGCCGGAGCTTGGTCACCATCGGCGTCACCGCCGCGAGCAACGCCGCCGGCACGAACATCGCGACCGCGACCGCGAGGAACACCGTGTTCTCGCCACCGCCGCGCACGGCTTCCCCGGTCCACCGCACGACGGGAAGCACCAGCAGCACCAGCGCCCCGCCGAACATCACCAACGGCCCCAGCGTCTTCGTCGGCGGCACCGTGTCGGCGAACCGCCCACCCAGCGCCGCACCCGTCGCGATCGCCGCCAGCGCGACGCCGATGATCGCGGTGTTCGTCTCCAGGGTCAGCCCGAGATAGGGCGCGACCAGCCGCAGCGAAACCAGCTCCAGCACCATCACCGCCGCCGAGCTCCCGAACGACAGCCCGATCGCCAGCTTGTCCCCGATCCCACGGACCCGGACCTCAGTGTCACTCACCGCGCCACCCTATCGGTGGAACCCAACCCTGCTTTACGTTGTCGATTCCGGCGCCTTTCATCCGTCAAGCTCAGAGTGAGCTCTCCGACGGACCCGACCACCAGCGCCACCTAGTCGACCAACGCCGCCAGGGACTTGGGCGCGACCTGCCGGTAGGCGTCGCGGACGAGCTCGGCGAGCTGGTCCCAGTCGACGTCGTCGACATCGAGGTAGACGCCGAGCCAGCCGCGGTGCCCGACGTACGGCGGACGGAAGAAGTGGTCCGGGTCGGTCGTGAGCAGTTCCTGCTGCGCGCCTTCGGGGGCCGCGCACCAGAAGCCGATCCGGTCGTCGTGGTGCTGGTTCGCGAACATGACGAACGTCTTCTTGTCCCGGATGAACCACGTCGGCTCACCGTGACTCAGCCGCTCGGTCACCTCCGGCAACGCCAGGCACAGGGCCCGCAGTCGTT
The Kribbella italica DNA segment above includes these coding regions:
- a CDS encoding DUF3037 domain-containing protein translates to MNDLETGDLVPFDYVILRAAPRIHRGEFVNVGAVIYCRGMDFLGAAWDVDPARLRSLDPAVDVDVVCASLEHIRAICAGDPAGGPAAATRIGERFRWLAAPRSTVVHPGPIHSGLTTSPATDLDRLVDAFVR
- the pgm gene encoding phosphoglucomutase (alpha-D-glucose-1,6-bisphosphate-dependent), which produces MHPRAGQPARPEDLVDVDALLAAYDGITPDVDNPAQKVVFGTSGHRGSSLDGAFNEAHILAITQAVCEYRAGEGTSGPLLVGRDSHGLSEPAWRTVLEVLAGNGVQTLVDSADRLTPTPAVSHAILRLNRGAGAGADGIVITPSHNPPRDGGIKYNPPHGGPADSDATGWIAARANELIAGGNREVRRTPFEQARSQAGDYDFLGHYVDDLPSVINLDAIRSSGLRIGADPLGGASVDYWAAIGERHGLDLTVVNPRVDPAWSFMTLDHDGKIRMDCSSPYAMASLVAQKDRYDLATGNDADADRHGIVTPDAGLMNPNHYLAAAISYLFANRQWGPDVAVGKTLVSSSLIDRVVADLGRRLWEVPVGFKWFVPGLIDGSVGFGGEESAGASFLRFDGSVWTTDKDGILLALLASEITAVTGETPSQAHAKLVERFGASAYSRVDAPATREQKAKLSALSADAVTATELAGEPILDRLTSAPGNGAAVGGLKVTTESAWFAARPSGTEDLYKIYGESFKGAEHLDEVFVQAREVVSNALDS
- a CDS encoding fused MFS/spermidine synthase, coding for MSDTEVRVRGIGDKLAIGLSFGSSAAVMVLELVSLRLVAPYLGLTLETNTAIIGVALAAIATGAALGGRFADTVPPTKTLGPLVMFGGALVLLVLPVVRWTGEAVRGGGENTVFLAVAVAMFVPAALLAAVTPMVTKLRLSTLTQTGTVVGRLSAYATVGGIFGTVLTGFVFVAKVPTSVIVLCLGGLLVVVGAVLTIFLRGVQAAARPLVLALIGGGLTLVAPRPCEVETAYHCARIESDPNRASGRILYLDQLRHSYVDLEDPTYLQFEYIKNFADLIDTEFPAGQRIDALHVGGGGLTMPRWLTATRPGTHNKVYEIDPGVIALDKAELGAESGPELDLQIRDGRLGVRSEPTDSRDLVIMDAFGGVAVPWHLTTREIVADVHRVLRPGGLYTANIIDFGPQNFLKAEVRTVAEEFENVAIVSTRAALAGEQGGNFVLVASDEELPVAALRTRLGARAEVLAGADDVRRFVGDAPVLTDDFAPVDQLLTPFPS
- a CDS encoding MmcQ/YjbR family DNA-binding protein; its protein translation is MDGLERLRALCLALPEVTERLSHGEPTWFIRDKKTFVMFANQHHDDRIGFWCAAPEGAQQELLTTDPDHFFRPPYVGHRGWLGVYLDVDDVDWDQLAELVRDAYRQVAPKSLAALVD